From a single Apium graveolens cultivar Ventura chromosome 2, ASM990537v1, whole genome shotgun sequence genomic region:
- the LOC141685786 gene encoding uncharacterized protein LOC141685786, with protein sequence MDRSWLKADRRTREFENGVDDLLMFAFENGYNEDKISCPCLKCAHSKSWKARIVKNHLFQNGIDETYTRWIWHGEPNIVESPVLDESDNSVSSNYQFCTRMGEADDDDVLSSDSSDFINHVKGEHEPLYPGCENYTKMKALVKLFNLKVKHGMSDSCFSDVLLLIGSLLPEGNNVPSSFNEAKKTLCALGMGYDKIHACPNNCLLYRGPQDEDETTCRICKASRWKLNKKGEEQEGVPAKVLWYFPLIPRIRNLFNTPAIAKDMTWHETERQQDGKMRHPADSQTWKDVDQKWPDFASESRNLRLALSADGFNPFRGNRTDHSSWPVLLSVYNLPPWLCMKRRYIMLCLLISGPTEPGNDIDVFLQPLIEDLQELWRGKQVYDAYRQESFVLRGILLWTISDYPALGNLSGHVVKGYNACILCVDKTEATRLVHYRKTVVMRHRRWLPRHHPYRNQKAAFDNSVETGAGPIPLTGEQVFERVQHLRDHVFGKTQRQHKRKKGDARPVWKKLSIFFQLEYWKFLPVRHVLDVMHIEKNICEALLGTLLNIPGKTKDRESVRLDMAEMGIRMELRPKTPGKKEKVPLAAWNLSNAEKKVVCSSFLQMKLPDGFCSNIKNLVNMEKLRLVGMKSHDCHTILHHLLPIAIRSVLHKKVRCTIIRFCLFFKAICSKVIDVDKLKNMQSQLVETLCQLEKHFPPSFFDVMIHLSIHLVREVKLCGPIFLRWMYPFERYMKAFKVYVRNAAHPEGCIAEAYVAEEAVERLVNFEEATIGLPKNDRHEQNAISKPLSGATMIKPSKEELHLAHLCVLQNSNHMRQYFE encoded by the coding sequence atgGATAGGTCATGGTTAAAAGCTGATAGAAGAACAAGAGAGTTTGAGAATGGAGTGGACGATTTACTTATGTTTGCCTTTGAGAATGGATATAACGAAGACAAAATAAGTTGTCCATGCTTAAAGTGCGCACATAGCAAATCTTGGAAAGCTCGGATTGTTAAAAACCATCTGTTTCAAAATGGTATTGATGAAACGTATACTCGCTGGATATGGCACGGGGAGCCAAATATTGTAGAAAGTCCTGTATTGGATGAAAGTGACAACTCGGTATCTTCTAATTACCAATTCTGCACAAGAATGGGTGAAGCTGACGATGATGATGTTCTTTCTTCAGATTCTTCAGATTTCATCAACCATGTGAAAGGTGAGCATGAACCTCTTTATCCTGGTTGTGAGAATTACACTAAGATGAAAGCTTTGGTTAAGTTATTCAACTTGAAAGTGAAGCATGGTATGTCGGATTCATGTTTTTCTGATGTTCTATTATTGATTGGGTCTTTGCTACCAGAAGGCAACAATGTCCCTTCTTCTTTCAATGAAGCGAAGAAAACCTTATGTGCATTAGGAATGGGTTATGATAAGATACACGCATGCCCGAATAATTGTCTACTATATCGTGGGCCACAAGATGAAGATGAGACTACTTGTCGCATATGTAAGGCCTCTAGATGGAAACTGAATAAGAAAGGAGAAGAACAAGAAGGAGTCCCTGCTAAGGTCTTATGGTATTTCCCCTTGATACCAAGAATAAGAAATTTGTTCAATACACCAGCGATTGCGAAGGACATGACTTGGCATGAGACCGAACGACAACAAGATGGTAAAATGAGGCATCCAGCAGACTCGCAAACATGGAAGGATGTCGATCAAAAGTGGCCTGATTTTGCATCGGAGAGTAGAAACCTCCGGTTAGCTTTATCCGCCGACGGTTTCAATCCTTTTCGTGGAAACCGTACTGATCACTCAAGTTGGCCAGTTTTGCTATCGGTTTACAACCTTCCACCTTGGCTCTGTATGAAAAGAAGGTACATTATGCTTTGCTTGTTAATATCAGGACCGACCGAGCCTGGAAATGATATAGATGTGTTCCTTCAACCACTTATTGAAGATCTGCAGGAGTTGTGGCGCGGGAAACAAGTGTACGACGCATATAGACAAGAGTCTTTCGTACTTAGGGGCATATTATTATGGACAATAAGTGACTATCCGGCCTTGGGGAACTTGTCGGGACATGTAGTTAAAGGATATAATGCTTGTATTCTTTGTGTTGATAAAACAGAGGCTACTAGGCTGGTTCACTATCGGAAGACGGTAGTTATGAGGCATAGGAGGTGGTTGCCTCGTCATCATCCGTATAGAAATCAAAAGGCAGCTTTTGATAATAGCGTTGAGACAGGTGCTGGTCCTATTCCATTAACTGGTGAGCAGGTTTTTGAAAGAGTACAACATCTAAGGGACCATGTCTTTGGTAAGACACAACGCCAACATAAACGGAAGAAAGGTGATGCTAGACCAGTTTGGAAGAAGTTATCTATCTTCTTTCAACTTGAGTATTGGAAATTTTTGCCAGTTAGGCATGTTCTCGATGTGATGCACatcgagaaaaatatatgtgaggctttacttggaACTTTGCTAAATATTCCCGGAAAGACAAAAGATAGGGAGTCAGTCCGTCTCGATATGGCAGAAATGGGAATAAGAATGGAGCTAAGGCCAAAAACTCCCGGAAAGAAAGAGAAGGTACCTTTGGCTGCATGGAACTTATCAAATGCTGAAAAGAAGGTAGTTTGCTCATCATTTCTTCAAATGAAGTTACCGGATGGATTTTGTTCAAATATCAAGAATCTTGTAAATATGGAAAAACTTCGGCTTGTTGGAATGAAATCTCATGATTGCCACacaatattgcatcatttgcttcCAATTGCGATTCGGTCGGTACTGCACAAAAAAGTCAGGTGCACAATAATAAGGTTTTGCCTTTTCTTCAAGGCAATTTGCAGCAAAGTCATCGATGTAGATAAATTGAAAAATATGCAATCTCAGTTGGTGGAAACATTATGCCAGCTGGAAAAACACTTTCCCCCTTCGTTCTTCGATGTCATGATCCATCTCTCAATTCATCTTGTGAGAGAGGTTAAGCTTTGCGGGCCAATCTTTCTACGTTGGATGTATCCTTTTGAGAGATATATGAAGGCGTTTAAAGTATATGTTCGAAATGCTGCTCATCCCGAAGGTTGTATTGCCGAGGCATATGTTGCCGAAGAGGCCGTTGAACGTTTGGTCAATTTTGAAGAAGCTACCATAGGTTTGCCAAAAAATGATAGGCATGAGCAAAATGCAATAAGCAAACCTTTATCTGGTGCGACAATGATCAAGCCAAGCAAAGAGGAATTGCATCTAGCACACTTATGTGTTCTGCAAAATAGCAATCACATGAGGCAATATTTTGAGTAA